From Saccharothrix espanaensis DSM 44229, the proteins below share one genomic window:
- the fabD gene encoding ACP S-malonyltransferase, producing the protein MSTPKTAWVFPGQGAQRRGMGGELFDRFPEHRATADRVLGLPVARLCQEDPDNLLRDTRYAQPALFVVNALSYLAVRDEGPPDFLAGHSLGEYNALFAAGCLDFETALTLVCRRGEVMSRASGGGMVAVVGVRPDRLRGLLAEAGVDDVDVANDNSATQVVLSGPPDSLAAATAAVRAAKAGRCVPLAVTAAFHSRYMRAAAREFEEVLAGVRFAPPEVPVFSNVTARPHDPALIGDLLALQVRSPVRWRETMDGLAAAGVRSVRELGPGRVLTDLWRPVAEALPAPPGPETLGDAAFRADYGVRWAYLSGSMFRGIASVALVRRMGEAGLLGFFGAGGLAHDEVERALDELTAAPGPGRFGMNLLAMPDNPALERRLADLYVRADVRHVEAAGFTGVTAPLVRFRFAGAHTTPDGTPVAVRNLLAKVSRPEVAEAFLAPPPPALLDDLVRSGALTREEAHAARRLPVAGDLCAEADSAGHTDARPALTVVPDLVLLRDRAMVGHGYAKRVRVGAAGGLGTPTAVAAAFVLGADFVVTGSVNQATPEAATSDLVKDLLAEAGVQDTAYAPAGDMFETGARVQVLRRGTMFAARANQLFQLYQRHGCWDEIPQRIRDSVERTTFRRTFAEVWRDTEQHYRDTGRAELVETADPRRRTALAFRWYFAHTSAAALRGDPGDRASFQVHTGPAIGAFNRLVHGTELADWRARHVDRVAGLLMRGAADVLAQEGQRRNGSAGRAAPGSAAPKLPRGAVTSNEQSPAGPRR; encoded by the coding sequence GTGTCCACGCCGAAAACCGCCTGGGTGTTCCCGGGGCAGGGCGCGCAGCGCCGGGGGATGGGCGGCGAGCTGTTCGACCGCTTCCCCGAGCACCGCGCCACCGCCGACCGGGTCCTCGGGCTGCCGGTCGCGCGCCTGTGCCAAGAGGACCCCGACAACCTCCTGCGGGACACGCGCTACGCGCAGCCCGCGCTGTTCGTCGTCAACGCCCTGAGCTACCTCGCCGTGCGCGACGAGGGTCCGCCGGACTTCCTGGCCGGGCACAGCCTCGGCGAGTACAACGCGCTGTTCGCCGCCGGCTGCCTGGACTTCGAGACCGCGCTGACGCTGGTGTGCCGGCGTGGCGAGGTGATGTCCCGGGCCTCCGGCGGCGGCATGGTGGCCGTGGTGGGCGTGCGCCCGGACCGGCTGCGCGGGCTGCTGGCCGAGGCGGGCGTGGACGACGTGGACGTGGCCAACGACAACTCCGCCACCCAGGTCGTGCTGTCCGGGCCGCCGGACTCGCTGGCCGCGGCGACGGCCGCCGTCCGCGCCGCGAAGGCCGGCCGGTGCGTGCCGCTGGCCGTCACCGCCGCCTTCCACTCCCGGTACATGCGCGCCGCCGCGCGCGAGTTCGAGGAGGTGCTGGCCGGGGTGCGGTTCGCGCCGCCCGAGGTGCCGGTGTTCTCCAACGTGACCGCCCGGCCGCACGACCCGGCGCTGATCGGCGACCTGCTGGCGCTCCAGGTGCGCAGCCCGGTCCGGTGGCGCGAGACCATGGACGGGCTGGCCGCCGCCGGCGTGCGGTCGGTCCGCGAGCTGGGCCCCGGCCGCGTGCTCACCGACCTGTGGCGGCCGGTCGCCGAGGCGCTGCCCGCGCCGCCCGGCCCGGAAACCCTGGGCGACGCGGCGTTCCGCGCCGACTACGGCGTGCGCTGGGCCTACCTGTCCGGCTCGATGTTCCGGGGCATCGCCTCGGTGGCGCTGGTGCGCCGGATGGGCGAGGCGGGCCTGCTCGGCTTCTTCGGCGCGGGCGGGCTCGCCCACGACGAGGTGGAACGCGCGCTGGACGAGCTGACCGCCGCGCCCGGACCGGGCCGGTTCGGGATGAACCTGCTGGCCATGCCCGACAACCCGGCGCTGGAGCGGCGGCTGGCCGACCTGTACGTGCGCGCGGACGTCCGGCACGTCGAGGCGGCCGGGTTCACCGGGGTCACGGCCCCGCTGGTGCGCTTCCGGTTCGCCGGCGCGCACACCACCCCGGACGGCACGCCCGTCGCCGTGCGCAACCTCCTGGCCAAGGTCTCACGCCCCGAAGTGGCCGAAGCCTTCCTGGCCCCACCGCCGCCCGCGCTGCTCGACGACCTGGTCCGCTCCGGCGCGCTCACCCGCGAGGAGGCGCACGCCGCGCGCCGGCTCCCGGTCGCCGGTGACCTGTGCGCCGAAGCCGACTCCGCCGGGCACACCGACGCCCGCCCGGCGCTGACCGTCGTGCCCGACCTGGTCCTGCTGCGCGACCGCGCGATGGTCGGGCACGGCTACGCCAAACGCGTCCGGGTCGGGGCCGCCGGCGGGCTGGGCACGCCCACCGCCGTGGCCGCCGCGTTCGTGCTCGGCGCGGACTTCGTGGTCACCGGGTCGGTCAACCAGGCCACACCCGAGGCCGCGACCTCCGACCTGGTCAAGGACCTGCTGGCGGAAGCCGGCGTGCAGGACACCGCGTACGCGCCCGCGGGCGACATGTTCGAGACCGGCGCACGCGTCCAAGTGCTGCGCCGGGGCACGATGTTCGCCGCACGCGCGAACCAGCTCTTCCAGCTCTACCAACGGCACGGGTGCTGGGACGAGATCCCGCAGCGGATCCGCGACAGCGTCGAGCGCACCACGTTCCGCCGCACGTTCGCCGAGGTCTGGCGGGACACCGAACAGCACTACCGCGACACCGGTCGTGCCGAACTGGTCGAGACCGCAGACCCCCGGCGCCGCACCGCGCTGGCGTTCCGCTGGTACTTCGCGCACACCTCCGCCGCCGCGCTGCGCGGCGACCCCGGTGACCGCGCGAGCTTCCAGGTCCACACCGGACCGGCGATCGGCGCGTTCAACCGCCTGGTGCACGGCACGGAACTGGCCGACTGGCGCGCGCGGCACGTCGACCGGGTCGCCGGGCTGCTCATGCGCGGCGCGGCGGACGTGCTTGCGCAGGAAGGGCAGCGCCGGAACGGCAGCGCCGGAAGGGCGGCGCCAGGAAGTGCGGCGCCGAAGCTCCCGCGCGGGGCGGTGACCAGTAATGAGCAGAGCCCGGCCGGACCCCGTCGTTAG